In one window of Sardina pilchardus chromosome 23, fSarPil1.1, whole genome shotgun sequence DNA:
- the LOC134071189 gene encoding macrophage-expressed gene 1 protein-like, with protein MDSRLVCLILLAVVHNGSICARPHPSNGLRECRKNFSLLALEVIPGGGWDNLRNQDMGRVMNFSYSQCQTTEDGVYLIPDEVFVIPQKMTAMERSSEFFESWLNYTSSTSQTINADASFFPVLNAKFSTDSQRTKSYQQGNEAVTSRVQVRNHIYTVEAFPDFTLDSRFIQQVKEIADALLKNDTRRATFLSEMMVVDYGTHVITSVDAGATLEQEDHIDTYYYSSIDKTKLSSWGSLNFFKVIDFGMDTKESEEGTELKTYVTYLTHSRTQSHGGPVFYPGITLKTWQESTLNNLIAIDRAGLPLHYILNSATLPDLPEATIENVAQSVRKAIQLYYDVNKRPGCVDPNSENFNFQANVDDNSCTGPETISSLGGIYQTCTPKDEDSASICSGQEVKNPDTGAFSCGHPYFPTLLQSVLIEELCNYTVTTQICHGVWIFKECYDANEVKYYVKSAEVNTYWCATNEKTDDSSGYLFGGLYSPNVDNPLTRSKGCPLDFVDLKFLSSDFKICLSKDSEVPSFPVSFGGFWSCRAGNPLAGFQFRCPPEFSQHLATIDDGCQIMYCVKSDKFTGGPLKPINLPPFTHPSRIRKVNNITMPVMITEGDQVWLRKGNSNSWQQVKSGEDTNVRQAHMSEGGKTFIGLLVTFCIILVTGIVVKRKFRGCRREGSEAFNENRREGYEAFPDNQPDLRV; from the exons ATGGACTCAAGACTTGTTTGTCTGATTCTCCTTGCTGTTGTCCATAATGGTTCAATTTGTGCCCGGCCACATCCTAGCAATGGATTACGGGAATGCCGCAAAAACTTCAGCCTTCTGGCTCTGGAGGTCATACCTGGTGGGGGCTGGGACAATCTTCGGAACCAGGATATGGGTCGAGTCATGAACTTCAGTTACTCCCAATGCCAGACCACCGAAGATGGCGTCTATCTGATCCCAGACGAGGTGTTTGTCATCCCGCAGAAGATGACTGCCATGGAGAGAAGCTCAGAGTTTTTTGAAAGCTGGCTAAACTACACCAGTTCAACCTCACAAACCATCAATGCTGATGCTTCTTTCTTCCCAGTCCTTAATGCAAAGTTCTCCACCGACAGTCAACGTACCAAAAGTTATCAGCAGGGCAACGAAGCTGTGACATCTCGTGTGCAG GTGAGAAACCACATTTACACAGTGGAGGCATTTCCTGACTTCACGCTGGACTCACGTTTTATTCAGCAAGTGAAAGAAATAGCAGACGCACTGCTAAAGAACGACACTCGACGTGCAACATTCCTCTCGGAGATGATGGTGGTTGATTATGGCACCCATGTCATCACCTCAGTGGATGCAGGTGCCACTCTGGAGCAGGAAGATCATATTGATACGTATTATTATTCCTCAATTGACAAAACTAAACTGTCTAGTTGGGGCAGTTTAAACTTTTTCAAAGTCATTGACTTTGGCATGGACAcaaaagagagtgaagagggtACAGAACTTAAAACATACGTGACctacctcacacactcacgaacGCAAAGCCACGGAGGGCCTGTATTCTACCCAGGGATCACTTTAAAGACCTGGCAAGAGAGCACGCTAAACAATCTCATTGCTATAGACAGAGCAGGTCTTCCTCTGCATTATATTCTGAACAGTGCAACTCTTCCAGACCTACCAGAGGCTACCATAGAAAATGTGGCCCAGTCTGTGCGCAAGGCCATACAGTTGTACTATGATGTTAATAAACGACCAGGATGTGTAGACCCCAATTCGGAAAATTTCAATTTCCAAGCTAATGTCGATGACAACTCTTGTACTGGGCCAGAGACTATCTCAAGCCTCGGTGGTATATATCAAACATGTACACCCAAAGATGAGGATTCAGCTTCGATTTGTTCAGGGCAAGAAGTGAAGAATCCAGACACTGGAGCCTTCTCATGTGGTCACCCTTATTTCCCCACACTTTTACAGTCTGTCCTGATTGAGGAGCTTTGCAATTACACTGTGACTACTCAAATTTGTCATGGAGTTTGGATTTTTAAAGAATGCTATGATGCTAATGAAGTTAAGTATTATGTTAAGAGTGCCGAAGTCAACACGTACTGGTGTGCCACAAACGAAAAAACAGACGATTCCTCAGGGTACCTCTTTGGTGGTCTGTACAGCCCAAATGTCGACAATCCATTAACTAGGTCTAAGGGGTGTCCACTTGATTTTGTGGACTTAAAATTTCTGTCCAGTGATTTTAAGATTTGTCTGAGTAAAGATTCGGAGGTCCCTTCATTTCCTGTGTCTTTTGGAGGCTTTTGGAGCTGCAGGGCTGGAAATCCCCTGGCCGGGTTTCAGTTTCGCTGCCCACCGGAGTTCAGTCAACACCTCGCCACTATAGACGATGGGTGCCAAATTATGTACTGTGTGAAGTCTGACAAATTTACAGGTGGGCCGTTGAAACCAATCAACTTGcccccattcactcatccatcaCGTATCAGAAAGGTAAACAACATCACCATGCCAGTTATGATAACCGAAGGAGATCAGGTGTGGCTTCGGAAAGGAAATTCAAATTCTTGGCAACAGGTCAAGTCAGGGGAAGATACAAATGTGAGACAGGCCCACATGTCAGAGGGGGGGAAGACTTTTATAGGATTATTAGTCACATTTTGTATCATTCTAGTTACTGGAATAGTAGTAAAGCGGAAATTCAGGGGCTGTCGTAGAGAGGGATCTGAGGCCTTTAATGAAAATCGCAGGGAGGGCTATGAGGCTTTCCCAGACAATCAGCCCGATTTAAGAGTGTAG